A stretch of DNA from Anopheles ziemanni chromosome 3, idAnoZiCoDA_A2_x.2, whole genome shotgun sequence:
GTGGTTGGATTGGGGGAATACAGTTTCTGCATTCGGTGAACAGCTGTGGTTGATCTTGCTTTGCCTGGCATACAGAGCAGATCCTTCGTTGTTCAAGAAAGAACCCACAAACGTATCCATCTTGCCGTACaattcatcgatcagctggtcCACAGATGTACGTTCCTTTTCATCCATGGCACACTCTGACACATTTTTAACCCAATCTCCGAAAGAGCTCGTACCTATTCCTTGTCCGTTCGTGCCAACCAGTGCAATGAGACTTTTGAAGCTATCCACTGTGAGCCAGGAAAGACGTTCATCTGAACCAACGTTGAAGGCGACAGCGAACAGACTGTACAGTTGCTCTATTTGCTTGGTAAACTTTTCACCAAGCATTTTATGAAAGATCAGAAGATCTTCGTTCACGGATTTATGAACGAACTCCTGCAGTTGATTCTGCAACCCCTGTGGATCGACTGTCTGCCGAAAAAGGCCAACAATTTTCACAAACAGCATGATACCGCATGTCTCCGGTGGATAGTGCATTTTCCTATTAGTAGAAAGGACACAATTGTTACATAAACAGCTCTAACGGATTCCGCCGGACAACTTACTTCCAAAAATCCACCAACACGTTTACCGGatggttttcattttgtgCTTCCGCCCCAAGGCAGATCGCGGCATGGTAGCGTTCTAGAGCGCTGCTCCTGCATTCGCTGCTGCAGTACAGCACACCACATTGTTCACACTTTGCATGGTTTACCAGATTGCTCTCCACCGGACAACATTCGGCCCTCGGTAACATGATGGTGGGATCATTTGCCAATCGTTGCGCATTTCGTTCGGCAGTTTCTAACGGACGTAGGCAATACTCGCATGCCAAGTACCCGTACGCAGCATTCCATGAATATTGGCATGAAACCAGCGGTTGCTCttgaaatataattgttccTTCGAGGATTGTTTCGGTTACATACAATCCACGACCTTTTTCTGGCGTAGTTTTTAGTATCActttttccattgtttttccGTGTTTCTCGGACGGACACGAATGTGTTTCACGCGGTTTTGAGCTGCCGGTGACGTTTCTAGCAGTGCAACCAAATATCAACACAATACCGTAATTGTTGCCAGCAACGTCAACTTTAAATTCTTTCCTCTCtacaattttgtaaaaaaaaaacacagtaaAACAGGAAACATTTGATGTttccaaaaatgttttattaaatcaGTTCATTTCTTAAATGTACATTATTAGTTTAGAAGCCTAAATTTGTTCTACGCCAGCTATCCGCATATAAGTGAGTGAAACGGTGATCAATTCGACTACTCTCTGAATATGGGCAGCGCTACATTTTTCCAGTTTTCGGTCCACCGCAATGACTGAAACTCCTTTAAATGTTTCTGTATGTTCTGCTTCGTATTTGAAAGGGCAATATTGTTCGGGAAGTCGTAAAACCAGTGAACTATCTGATCTGCCAGCTCCTGATGGTCacggaaaatgaaaccattcTGCTCATGCTTTACCAGTTCCTCTATGCTGGAATACGGGAAAAAAGCAATATTAATACAAGCGCAAATCATGCCTCTCACACACACCGGACATACCAATCAAAATCTACGGCACAAACGGGCAATCCGGAACCGAACATGTCGACCACTTTCATCGGCAAATCCAACCCACTGGAGCTGTAGTGCAGGCACACTCCCAAGTCACTGCTGGCCAACAGCTTTGGATAGTCTTCGTTCTCCAGCCAAGGCATGTGGACGGTCACTTTTTGCCACGGTTTACTCTCGATAATTTTACTAAACTTCTCCTTCAACGGTCCTTTGCCGGTGATAATGCAAACAAGTCTAGGATAATGCAACGGCTGTTCCGTTGCTACTCTTTCGTAATGATCCAGGGCACTGATCAGAAGGCTAAAATCCTCATCCGGCGTCCAGCTGGTGCTGGAGATCAGGACTGCCGGCCTCGAGTCAAGCAATTTTACGTTACCATTCCGGTCTTTTACGGTGAAAGCCGTACTTTCAATTATTTCCTCCGCAACTGCTTGACTGGCTGATGCCGGTCTAAAGGCAGCGATAGATTCACCAAGGCGCAGAAAGAGATTATGCTTCTCCACAACACTGATCGATTGAAATTGCTGTGGTGGACGATCGTACAACACTGTAGCGCTAAAAAGAGTTggaaaaaagtattataaaatatCAGTAAGCTGGAAAGATTGTTGAAAACAACCCATACCGAATGTTCCATTCCGCTTGCAGATTTTCTTTCATCGCCTTTGTAACACAGAAGCTGTTAGTCGCTCTTGCACCAAAAAAGGCCTCTATCTGTTTAGCGAATCGTACCACTGGCGAGTTTGGGGACTCGATGGCCAGAATCGAATAAGTGTAATTATGCCAGTCAATGATTAGCTTCGAACGGGCCAAAAGACAATACAAGTATGCCACAATTACGGCGGGGATCGCCGGAGGGTTTTGACAAAGTATGAACTTTGGCTTCTGTATGCTGATCAGAGTGATCAACAACCCTAGAGCTTGCCATACGGTTTTAAACAGATACTTCAGAATGTTTGGCAATTCCAGTTCAGGAAAGGGATTGAGAGCATGGATCCGTACATTAGGGCTGCGACGAATTTCTTCGAGGGGCGTCGACTGTACATAGCCAATGAAGTCTACCGAAAAATCGTTCTCCGAGAGGCTTTTGACGTGATATTGCATCCGCGGGCTGCGTCCAATATCACCAAGCACAATAACGCACGCattttgcacttttctttCCAGGCTCATGTTGTGATACTGAGATTATCAATGCACTTCCAAAACGATACGACATGTCTATTTAGAACGTGGCGCAACAAGTTGTTGAAACTGGTTTTCGGCTAGCAGTACGGCTGTCAACGTTACAAACGTTgctgatttttatttgttttttctaataaaattatttataacTTAATATACTAATATATTAGAATATTTGCTCACAATTGCACCAATGTAGATAGtttttgatgatgatttttattattcccaAAAATTCTCTGTCCGTGCAACACATTGTACAGCACGTGAATGCGGATGTATAAACAGGTATCCATTCTAGTAGTTTTGCACTGCAATAAAAACGGGGCCGAGACCATTTTGACGCGCACCGCTCATTCTACCAAGTGAACTGGTTCCAAGTAGACGTGTTTAAAGATAGCTtgtgattgttattttttgtgttaAAAGTTTGTGAAAATGCAGGCCTCGTGTGTTTCGACGCTGTTGATGTTAGAAGCAGGAAGTTTGGCTCCGTTGAAAAGTATCGTTATCAAAAACAAAGAGTTTACATTCGGCACACATCCGTTGAATACATTCCGGATTATGAATTCATGCGAAAGGCTACACTGCAAAGTAGTTGTGGCGCGGAAATCGAATGTGGTAAGCTACAGCGTATTCGTTTGTTAGGATACACCTTTAACACCGGCGCTGTGTTATGTTTCAGGCATATATTTACAACTACTCTAAAGTAAACCCTGTCGTGGTTAACGGCGTTCCGTTGCAAACCAAAGCCACACTGCAAACCAATGATACCATTGAAGTGGCAGGGTGTTATTTTAAATGGCGTCTTGAAAGTGCCGAGAGCAATAGGGATGGGACTTCATTGCGACGCGTACGTAGTGCCGAGGACTTCGTTGCAAAACCATCTGGCCGCAGATCCGTTTGTATGCTGCTACGTGCTATCCGGCAGAGACGTACAATTCACAGGTAAGAAATTGACAAACCTCACAATGAAAGGATGTGTGCTTCTCAGTTGCAGTTCTTTATGCAATGTTTACATATATAACTCTGGTGCGAAATGTTTTCAGTTCTCCTTTATTTCGATTAAATGTAGTCAACATATGTTTTGCTAATCATGTTGGGCACATTTCCATTACAGCGCTGCATTCGACGTAGATCAATTGGTCAAACATGGTTTAGGTAGCTGCGACGAAGATCTTACGGAAGCGGATATCACCCACGGTGAGATGAAATCAGTGACAAACACTCCGCAGCAACTAGCGTCTGATTCGATAGCCACTCCCGCGGTAGAGCACAAGGAAAACTTGATTACACCAGCCACAGTAGAAAAAActccaaaacgtaaaaaacaGTCAAATTTTATGGATTTATTGATGGTTTCTGGCACACCCTTCTCAAGTGAAAAAGAACGCAGGCACGCAAACTGCAAAAAACCCCTTTCTGCAGTCAAGCGCACGCCATTGCGGTCCAAGAACTGTTCGTTTGCTACCCCAGAGCACAGCATGTATCTAATTGATCTCACTACTCCTACTGCTAAGCGTCCAAAATTAGCTAGTACAACCCCAAAACCGTCGCCACGCATTCTGACATCCATTAACCTCGTCACTCCGAGTCCAACGAAAGTAAGCGGAACACCAAGCTCGGTTCGAAAAGTTCCAACATCGACCTCAAAGAAGTTACTCAAATCTGCACTACAAAATTCAtcaaacgtttccgcttccaAGGCATCATCGAGTACGCCACTGTCtaaaacacaaatttcatCGATTGATACTAGCTTTGCACGAGGAACACCGCGGAGCCAAAAATTGAAATTCGGCTCCACAACTCCCATCAGTGTAAAGAAAGGACAAACACAAGACTCACCAGCAACACCGATAAATAGAAACACTTCTTTAAAAGCAAGGTCAGCACGACTGCCGAAGACTCCAAGAGAGAATTTGCTTACCCCAAAAACTCCACTCGGCTCGAAGAAACCACTGGCCCAAGGACCATCGGCGACACGAATAGTGGTAAATAAAAGCTCATCGCTGCCAGAGGTGGCTGGAGATAATGTCACCAATTTACCAAACATTGatgcttcttgcaaggaaGGAAAGGAGGAACATGTATCAGATAGACCTGTCCTGGTGAATCAGGCACACAGCGATATTAATGTAGTTGATGCACTCCAAAGCTCTGTAGCTATGTTGGATTCCATTTTCGTTGCAACACAGCCAACTGCACTCTTCAACGTAGAAACTGttataaaaaaaccaaaccgaacgacTCAGGTCCGCTCGGCAAAGTATTCGGATGTCACCCCTCACGAATCTTTTGTTGACGGTGGAGGATCAACGCAAACAGCTGCCGCGGTACTTCCTGAGCAAGACACTGTCAAGGATTTGCCCAAATCTGACGCCCAACCGCTGGAACGGAATTCGGAGATCGACTGTTTGGCCACAGCCGATATAGATGAGGTAGCACTGTTAGCTAGTGACTCTGAAACAGGCTCCGGAGGGGAGGAACAACCGATCCTAAATGAGGATGAACTGCTGGCTAGTGATGGTGAGGAGACCGAGGCGAATTACGTAGCTGTACAGGCAACAGGTTGCTCGCCTTATCTGAGACAATCACTCCGTGATACAAGGAAATTTATAAGCAGTGCTTATACTTCATTAAACACATCTCGGCCACAGTTGGATATCACTGCCGAAATCGACGAGAGTCTCCTATTGACCGAAGATTCCTTCAAGGAGGATCCAAACAACCGAACTTACGATTTGACTGATCTTAGCGACCGGCCATTGACATCGGAAGGATCGAAAGAGGACAATCAGGCAGCTCTAaggttagattttttttttcttttttcttgttttatgtaaatgaatattttaaaattcgttttattattttctatttgttgCAGTGTTGGGATAACAGACAATGATATGGCCTTTgctacacaaacacaacaacaaaacgatgTTGATCAGGAGGAAGTATTATGGttagaatatttgtttattttttctcacttttgAGTTGAATTActatttaacaatattttcttACTTATCTTATTTTCTATAGTCCTACGACGAACAACATCGTGGATAAAGAAATTGCTATGACTCCACTAGTCGATCAAGAAGGGGAAATTCAGGAAGTTGTTAGgtgaggatttattttccttttcgctattTACGGCTTTTTTTATAATCAATTTCAACAGATTCTTGCTAGATGCAAGActattttagaatattttcttACCTATCTCATTTTCTATGTTACAGTCCTACGACGAACAACATCGTGGATAAAGAAATTGCTATGACTCCACTAGACGATCAAGAAGGGGAAATTCAGGAAGTTGTTAGgtgaggatttattttccttttcgctatttacggcttgttttgtaataaatTTCAACAGATTCTTGCTTGATGCAAGActattttagaatattttcttACCTTTCTCATTTTCTATGTTACAGTCCTACGACGAACAACATCGTGGATAAAGAAATTGCTATGACTCCACTAGACGATCAAGAAGGGGAAATTCAGGAAGTTGTTAGgtgaggatttattttccttttcgctattTATGGCTTTTTTATAATCAATTTCAACAGATTCTTGCTAGATGCAAGACTGCTTTGGAATATTTTCTTACCTATCTCATTTTCTATGTTGCAGTCCTTCGACGAACAACATCGTGGATGACGTAATTGCTATGACTCCACTAGACGATCAAGAAGGGGAAATTCAGGAAGTTGTTAGgtgaggatttattttccttttcgctattTACGGCTTTTtttacaatctttttcaaCAGAATCTTGCTAGATCCAAGACTATTTTAGAGTATTTTCTTACTTATCTCATTTTTTATGTTACAGTCCTACGACGAACAATATCTTGGATGACGTAATTGCTATGACTCCACTAGCCGATCAAGAAGGGAAAATTCAGGAAGTTGTTAGgtgaggatttattttccttttcgctattTACGGCTTGTTTTGTAATCAATTTCAACAGATTCTTGCTAGATGCAAGActattttagaatattttcttACCTATCTCATTTTCTATGTTACAGTCCTACGACGAACAACATCGTGGATAAAGAAATTGCTATGACTTCACTAGACGATCAAAAAGGGGAAATTCAGGAAGTTGTTAGgtgaggatttattttccttttcgctattTACGGCTTGTTTCACGATCAATTTCAACAGATTCTTGCTTAATGCAAGActattttagaatattttcttACCTTTCTCATTTTCTATGTTACAGTCCTACGACGAACAACATCGTAGATAAAGAAATTGCTATGACTCCACTAGACGATCAAGAAGGGAAAATTCAGGAAGTTGTTAGgtgaggatttattttccttttcgctattTACGGCTTTTTTTATAATCAATTTCAACAGATTCTTGCTAGATGCAAGACTACTTTGGAATATTTTCTTACCTATCTCATTTTCTATGTTGCAGTCCTTCGACGAACAACATCGTGGATGACATAATTGCTATGACTTCACTAGACGATCAAAAAGGGGAAATTCAGGAAGTTGTTAGgtgaggatttattttccttttcgctattTACGGCTAGTTTCACGAGCAATTTTAAGTTTATTGTTGCTTGATGATAGACTATTTTAGAACTTTTTCTTACTTATCTTGTTTTCTATGTTACAGTCCTACGACGAACAATAACCTCGTTGATGAAATTGCTATGACTTCACTAGCCGATCAAGAAGGGGAAATTCAGGAAGTTGTTAGgtgaggatttattttccttttcgctattTACGGCTTTTTTACTATCTATTTCAACAGATTCTTGCTAGATGCAAGActattttagaatattttcttACCTATCTCATTTTCTATGTTACAGTCCTACGACGAACAATATCTTGGATGACGTAATTGCTATGACTCCACTAGCCGATCAAGAAGGGGAAATTCAGGAAGCTGTTAGgtgaggatttattttccttttcgctattTACGGCTTGTTTTGTAATCAATTTCAACAGAATCATGCTAGATGCAAGACTATTTTAGAGTATTTTCTTACCTTTCTCATTTTCTATGTTACAGTCCTACGACGAACAACATCGTGGATAAAGAAATTGCTATGACTCCACTAGCCGATCAAGAAGGGGAAATTCAGGAAGCTGTTAGgtgaggatttattttccttttcgctattTACGGCTTGTTTTGTAATCAATTTCAACAGAATCATGCTAGATGCAAGACTATTTTAGAGTATTTTCTTACCTTTCTCATTTTCTATGTTACAGTCCTACGACGAACGACATCGTGGATGAAGAAATTGCTATGACTCCACTAGCCGATCAAGAAGGGGAAATTCAGGAAGTTGTTAGgtgaggatttattttccttttcgctattTACGGCTTGTTTTGTAATCAATTTCGACAGATTCTTGCTAGATGCAAGActattttagaatattttcttACCAATCTCATTTTCTATGTTGCAGTCCTACGACGAACAACATCGTGGATAAAGAAATTGCTATGACTTCACTAGACGATCAAAAAGGGGAAATTCAGGAAGTTGTTAGgtgaggatttattttccttttcgctattTACGGCTTGTTTTGTAATCAATTTCAACAGATTCTTGCTTGATGCAAGACTATTTTAGAGTATTTTCTTACCTTTCTCATTTTCTATGTTACAGTCCTACGACGAACAACATCGTGGATAAAGAAATTGCTATGACTCCACTAGCCGATCAAGAAGGGGAAATTCAGGAAGTTGTTAGgtgaggatttattttccttttcgctttttACGGCTTGTTTTGTAATCAATTTCAACAGAATCTTGCTAGATGCAAgactatttaaaaatattttcttacctTTCTCATTTTCTATGTTACAGTCCTACGACGAACAACATCGTGGATAAAGAAATTGCTATGACTCCACTAGCCGATCAAGAAGGGGAAATTCAGGAAGTTGTTAGgtgaggatttattttccttttcgctattTATGGCTTTTTTATAATCAATTTCAACAGATTCTTGCTAGATGCAAGACTACTTTGGAATATTTTCTTACCTATCTCATTTTCTATGTTGCAGTCCTTCGACGAACAACATCGTGGATGACATAATTGCTATGACTTCACTAGACGATCAAGAAGGGGAAATTCAGGAAGTTGTTAGgtgaggatttattttccttttcgctattTACGGCTAGTTTCACGAGCAATTTTAAGTTTATTGTTGCTTGATGATAGACTATTTTAGAACTTTTTCTTACTTATCTTGTTTTCTATGTTACAGTCCTACGACGAACAATAACCTCGTTGATGAAATTGCTATGACTTCACTAGCCGATCAAGAAGGGGAAATTCAGGAAGTTGTTAGgtgaggatttattttccttttcgctattTACGGCTTTTTTACTATCTATTTCAACAGATTCTTGCTAGATGCAAGACTATATTAGAATAATTTCTTACCTATCTCATTTTCTATGTTACAGTCCTACGACGAACA
This window harbors:
- the LOC131290070 gene encoding histone-lysine N-trimethyltransferase SMYD5, yielding MEKVILKTTPEKGRGLYVTETILEGTIIFQEQPLVSCQYSWNAAYGYLACEYCLRPLETAERNAQRLANDPTIMLPRAECCPVESNLVNHAKCEQCGVLYCSSECRSSALERYHAAICLGAEAQNENHPVNVLVDFWKKMHYPPETCGIMLFVKIVGLFRQTVDPQGLQNQLQEFVHKSVNEDLLIFHKMLGEKFTKQIEQLYSLFAVAFNVGSDERLSWLTVDSFKSLIALVGTNGQGIGTSSFGDWVKNVSECAMDEKERTSVDQLIDELYGKMDTFVGSFLNNEGSALYARQSKINHSCSPNAETVFPQSNHVLALRATRDIHPGEEISISYLDECNLQRSRHSRQKILKDYYLFICQCEKCNQEINDPDETSEDEDDEDEDMEDSD
- the LOC131287576 gene encoding chitobiosyldiphosphodolichol beta-mannosyltransferase isoform X1, with amino-acid sequence MSLERKVQNACVIVLGDIGRSPRMQYHVKSLSENDFSVDFIGYVQSTPLEEIRRSPNVRIHALNPFPELELPNILKYLFKTVWQALGLLITLISIQKPKFILCQNPPAIPAVIVAYLYCLLARSKLIIDWHNYTYSILAIESPNSPVVRFAKQIEAFFGARATNSFCVTKAMKENLQAEWNIRATVLYDRPPQQFQSISVVEKHNLFLRLGESIAAFRPASASQAVAEEIIESTAFTVKDRNGNVKLLDSRPAVLISSTSWTPDEDFSLLISALDHYERVATEQPLHYPRLVCIITGKGPLKEKFSKIIESKPWQKVTVHMPWLENEDYPKLLASSDLGVCLHYSSSGLDLPMKVVDMFGSGLPVCAVDFDCIEELVKHEQNGFIFRDHQELADQIVHWFYDFPNNIALSNTKQNIQKHLKEFQSLRWTENWKNVALPIFRE
- the LOC131287576 gene encoding chitobiosyldiphosphodolichol beta-mannosyltransferase isoform X2 yields the protein MSLERKVQNACVIVLGDIGRSPRMQYHVKSLSENDFSVDFIGYVQSTPLEEIRRSPNVRIHALNPFPELELPNILKYLFKTVWQALGLLITLISIQKPKFILCQNPPAIPAVIVAYLYCLLARSKLIIDWHNYTYSILAIESPNSPVVRFAKQIEAFFGARATNSFCVTKAMKENLQAEWNIRYGFATVLYDRPPQQFQSISVVEKHNLFLRLGESIAAFRPASASQAVAEEIIESTAFTVKDRNGNVKLLDSRPAVLISSTSWTPDEDFSLLISALDHYERVATEQPLHYPRLVCIITGKGPLKEKFSKIIESKPWQKVTVHMPWLENEDYPKLLASSDLGVCLHYSSSGLDLPMKVVDMFGSGLPVCAVDFDCIEELVKHEQNGFIFRDHQELADQIVHWFYDFPNNIALSNTKQNIQKHLKEFQSLRWTENWKNVALPIFRE